In one window of Nicotiana tabacum cultivar K326 chromosome 12, ASM71507v2, whole genome shotgun sequence DNA:
- the LOC107781501 gene encoding enoyl-CoA hydratase 2, peroxisomal isoform X2: MCGPKPNYTTLRQKLIDSSHSFSKNSMAGAGSSEFNPESVISYKFPETLYTYTERDAAIYALGIGACGNDAVDNKELKYVYNADGQEFIQVLPTFVALFVNGVGSEISKIPGLQYDPRLLLHGQQYIEIYKPLPSSGCILNKASVAGLHDKGKAAVIEIEIVSYEKESGEPLCMNRMSIYLRGSGGFSKPSRPYSYSRNPSNQTAFPKIPKSQPFAVVEECTQASLALLYRLSGDDNPLHSDPLVASIAGFSRPILHGLCTLGFAIRAIIGRICRGDHTLIKSISGRFLLHVYPGETLITEMWPEASR, translated from the exons ATGTGCGGTCCAAAGCCCAATTATACTACTCTTCGTCAGAAACTGATAGATTCTTCTCATTCCTTTAGCAAAAATTCAATGGCAGGCGCTGGAAGTTCTGAGTTTAATCCCGAATCTGTCATTTCTTACAAATTTCCTGAG ACTTTATATACTTATACTGAAAG GGATGCTGCTATTTATGCATTAGGCATCGGAGCATGTGGAAATGATGCTGTTGATAATAAAGAGCTCAAATATGTCTATAATGCAGATGGGCAGGAATTCATCCAG GTCTTGCCAACTTTTGTTGCGTTGTTTGTTAATGGAGTTGGTTCAGAAATATCGAAGATTCCGGGCTTGCA ATATGATCCGCGCCTTCTACTGCATGGACAACAATACATTGAAATCTACAAGCCCCTTCCTTCTAGTGGTTGT ATACTAAATAAAGCGAGCGTTGCAGGATTGCACGATAAAG GTAAAGCAGCTGttattgaaattgaaattgtGAGTTACGAGAAAGAGTCAGGTGAACCCCTATGCATGAACCG GATGTCTATTTATTTGAGAGGTTCAGGTGGATTCTCAAAGCCATCTCGGCCTTATTCTTACTCTAGAAATCCAAGTAATCAGACTGCTTTTCCTAAAATCCCCAAAAGTCAACCTTTTGCTGTTGTCGAGGAATGTACACAAGCATCACTG GCTTTGCTGTATAGGCTATCTGGTGATGACAATCCCTTGCATTCTGATCCTCTGGTTGCAAGTATTGCAGG ATTTTCTCGCCCGATACTGCATGGGCTGTGCACGCTTGGATTTGCAATTAGGGCTATCATTGGACGTATTTGCAGAGGTGACCACACCTTGATCAAGAGCATATCTGGCAGATTTTTGCTACATGTCTATCCAGGGGAAACCTTAATCACAGAAATGTGGCCTGAAGCCTCGAG GTGA
- the LOC107781501 gene encoding enoyl-CoA hydratase 2, peroxisomal isoform X1, translated as MCGPKPNYTTLRQKLIDSSHSFSKNSMAGAGSSEFNPESVISYKFPETLYTYTERDAAIYALGIGACGNDAVDNKELKYVYNADGQEFIQVLPTFVALFVNGVGSEISKIPGLQYDPRLLLHGQQYIEIYKPLPSSGCILNKASVAGLHDKGKAAVIEIEIVSYEKESGEPLCMNRMSIYLRGSGGFSKPSRPYSYSRNPSNQTAFPKIPKSQPFAVVEECTQASLALLYRLSGDDNPLHSDPLVASIAGFSRPILHGLCTLGFAIRAIIGRICRGDHTLIKSISGRFLLHVYPGETLITEMWPEASRVIYQVKVKERNRAVLLGFVDLDRINSSL; from the exons ATGTGCGGTCCAAAGCCCAATTATACTACTCTTCGTCAGAAACTGATAGATTCTTCTCATTCCTTTAGCAAAAATTCAATGGCAGGCGCTGGAAGTTCTGAGTTTAATCCCGAATCTGTCATTTCTTACAAATTTCCTGAG ACTTTATATACTTATACTGAAAG GGATGCTGCTATTTATGCATTAGGCATCGGAGCATGTGGAAATGATGCTGTTGATAATAAAGAGCTCAAATATGTCTATAATGCAGATGGGCAGGAATTCATCCAG GTCTTGCCAACTTTTGTTGCGTTGTTTGTTAATGGAGTTGGTTCAGAAATATCGAAGATTCCGGGCTTGCA ATATGATCCGCGCCTTCTACTGCATGGACAACAATACATTGAAATCTACAAGCCCCTTCCTTCTAGTGGTTGT ATACTAAATAAAGCGAGCGTTGCAGGATTGCACGATAAAG GTAAAGCAGCTGttattgaaattgaaattgtGAGTTACGAGAAAGAGTCAGGTGAACCCCTATGCATGAACCG GATGTCTATTTATTTGAGAGGTTCAGGTGGATTCTCAAAGCCATCTCGGCCTTATTCTTACTCTAGAAATCCAAGTAATCAGACTGCTTTTCCTAAAATCCCCAAAAGTCAACCTTTTGCTGTTGTCGAGGAATGTACACAAGCATCACTG GCTTTGCTGTATAGGCTATCTGGTGATGACAATCCCTTGCATTCTGATCCTCTGGTTGCAAGTATTGCAGG ATTTTCTCGCCCGATACTGCATGGGCTGTGCACGCTTGGATTTGCAATTAGGGCTATCATTGGACGTATTTGCAGAGGTGACCACACCTTGATCAAGAGCATATCTGGCAGATTTTTGCTACATGTCTATCCAGGGGAAACCTTAATCACAGAAATGTGGCCTGAAGCCTCGAG AGTTATATATCAGGTGAAGGTTAAAGAACGCAACCGGGCAGTGCTTCTGGGATTTGTGGATCTTGATCGTATTAATTCGTCTCTGTGA
- the LOC107781501 gene encoding enoyl-CoA hydratase 2, peroxisomal isoform X3 has translation MCGPKPNYTTLRQKLIDSSHSFSKNSMAGAGSSEFNPESVISYKFPETLYTYTERDAAIYALGIGACGNDAVDNKELKYVYNADGQEFIQILNKASVAGLHDKGKAAVIEIEIVSYEKESGEPLCMNRMSIYLRGSGGFSKPSRPYSYSRNPSNQTAFPKIPKSQPFAVVEECTQASLALLYRLSGDDNPLHSDPLVASIAGFSRPILHGLCTLGFAIRAIIGRICRGDHTLIKSISGRFLLHVYPGETLITEMWPEASRVIYQVKVKERNRAVLLGFVDLDRINSSL, from the exons ATGTGCGGTCCAAAGCCCAATTATACTACTCTTCGTCAGAAACTGATAGATTCTTCTCATTCCTTTAGCAAAAATTCAATGGCAGGCGCTGGAAGTTCTGAGTTTAATCCCGAATCTGTCATTTCTTACAAATTTCCTGAG ACTTTATATACTTATACTGAAAG GGATGCTGCTATTTATGCATTAGGCATCGGAGCATGTGGAAATGATGCTGTTGATAATAAAGAGCTCAAATATGTCTATAATGCAGATGGGCAGGAATTCATCCAG ATACTAAATAAAGCGAGCGTTGCAGGATTGCACGATAAAG GTAAAGCAGCTGttattgaaattgaaattgtGAGTTACGAGAAAGAGTCAGGTGAACCCCTATGCATGAACCG GATGTCTATTTATTTGAGAGGTTCAGGTGGATTCTCAAAGCCATCTCGGCCTTATTCTTACTCTAGAAATCCAAGTAATCAGACTGCTTTTCCTAAAATCCCCAAAAGTCAACCTTTTGCTGTTGTCGAGGAATGTACACAAGCATCACTG GCTTTGCTGTATAGGCTATCTGGTGATGACAATCCCTTGCATTCTGATCCTCTGGTTGCAAGTATTGCAGG ATTTTCTCGCCCGATACTGCATGGGCTGTGCACGCTTGGATTTGCAATTAGGGCTATCATTGGACGTATTTGCAGAGGTGACCACACCTTGATCAAGAGCATATCTGGCAGATTTTTGCTACATGTCTATCCAGGGGAAACCTTAATCACAGAAATGTGGCCTGAAGCCTCGAG AGTTATATATCAGGTGAAGGTTAAAGAACGCAACCGGGCAGTGCTTCTGGGATTTGTGGATCTTGATCGTATTAATTCGTCTCTGTGA